CCAAGGTTTATAAGATCTGCCTCTCTTGAAATTCCTTCGCCGTAGTAGATTTCAACAACGGCTTCCCTAAATGGAGGGGCGAGTTTGTTTTTAACTATTTTTATCTTTGCCTTGTGACCTATCCTTTCGTCTCCCTTTCCTTTTATTTGTCCAATGCTTCTTATGTCTATCCTCATTGAAGCGTAGAACTTTAATGCTCTACCGCCAGTTGTTGTCTCCTGAGGACCGCCGTATCCCATCATCCCGATCTTTTCTCTTACTTGGT
This window of the Desulfurobacteriaceae bacterium genome carries:
- a CDS encoding DNA recombination/repair protein RecA, with translation QVREKIGMMGYGGPQETTTGGRALKFYASMRIDIRSIGQIKGKGDERIGHKAKIKIVKNKLAPPFREAVVEIYYGEGISREADLINLGEELGLIKKSGSWFSYGDLRLGQGKENARIFLKENPEIAKELEEKILEALRNED